The DNA region CACTCACCCAGATATCACACTTGCCAGGGAAGAATCTCTCCGGGATGCGGGCAGCATATAGTGCAGCACCAGTGATGTACAGGCATGCCATGAGTGCCAGCCAGCCTATTTGCCCCATTGTGGCTGCCTTCAGGAGCCCCTCAGAGATGACAAAGTGCAGGGTGGGAATAACCCCACTAAGACCCAGACCTAGAAATACTCctaggaggttaaaaaaaaaaaaaagtgggagagtCAGGTTTGAACATAGTAGCAGTAAAGGGagacaaagggaaaaaagaacaaaataaaaacaatggaGGGCTCACTCTGTGTTTGCAAAAGTAGCAGAAAGGTGACAACTGTTGAAGCTGGAGGTCCCCAGGATAGCTTTAATGGAAAGTAAGCTAAAGAATACAGAGAGAATTCCTTGATACACCAGTTACTTGATTAAACATTCCTGCAGATACTGAAACATTTCGTTTAATGACTGTCTGCCAGCTTTAATATACATAGAGCTAGTTACATTTCTTGGACTGTAGAGGGCACTGAGGCTACATGAACTATGTCACACTTTACCATAATCTCTCAGGAGCAAGACAACAAGGAGTGACAACAAGGAGATTATTTACCATTATAGTGCACAAGTAATCCTAGGAAACAGAAGAGTAGCATCTGAGGCTCATTTGCCCTATATGAGAATATGGCTTATGCACTTAGATTCTAGCAAAATCTATTTTGGATCCCTTGATCACGTGAGGAGAAAAGCTGGGCTCTGtctcaaatatgtattttatgtagACAAATCATTCAGATTAATTCAATCATTCAGATGATTTGCTAATGTCTGAGCCTAGTATTatagaaacaaaacaagcagTTCAAGGAATATACGCATACATACACCAAGCACTTTTCTGGAGAGCAGAGTTGCTCGATAATGCTAGAAATTTTCCAGAGAGCAAAACTGCTAGATAATGCCAGAAATACCCTGTACTATCTTTCCTATTACATGTGTCACTGACCATTTCAGAAATGCACTTCCAGGACTTGTGCTAGCCATTATTTGTGCATCCAGGAGGCTATAATCAATGCTGAAAGAACACTCATCAAGTTCCCAATTCAAGAATATTAGCGTTCTGTAAAATTACGCACACTCTTCCCAGGACTGTTTTTTCAAGTGATAAGTAGGAAGGAGGGAAGACAGTCAAGCAGCAAAACAATTAACTTCAGGTCTTACCTGCCCTTACACCCCGGTATTGAGGGGTTGCAAACATGTCCCACTGTGAGACAATTAtggctgcaatgcccaggacACAAATCACAATCAAGTAGATGAAGCAAGGCTGCGGGTTGCAATAGAAGGAGTAGTACAGCCATGGTACAAAGCTGCCCATAATGAGAAGTGCAATGCCAGAATAATCCAGCCTAGAgtggaacaaaaaaaatcaatttgattTAAAACATGAAACTAAGGAAGTTCTCATACCAACACTCTTCTCCAGTACTTATACCAAGGGCCTACTTATCAGTGCAAAACGAAGTTATTCTCACTATCACAACTTACTCCTTGACTGCAAATTTCCACCAATGCCCTACTACAGTAACGGATTACCTTGATAGGCAACTAGTAAGGCCATTTTTGGACAGTCATCAGCAAGAATATATAGCAGCCTTTAGATCAAGACCTTTTGAAGGAACCTCAGATAAACCTTTGAATGAGAAAACAGCGTTCTGAGCACACAAAAAAAGGCACACAGCATGTTATGAGAGCACAGCCAACACAAACACTTTTGTGTCCAACAAGTACGTGTCAGGAAGGCATCAGCTTAAGTGACCATTGAGGAATAACGTCACAATTTTTCAGCCAAGCTGTTTTTCTAGACACTagtgaagaaaagaaattccCACAGCCACTGCTTTTTACCACTCCCTGACAAAATGTTCGTGGAAGAGAAGATGAAGTTAAATCTTCAGCAGAGGATTTTAATTACTGGGTTACTTTAGAGATGGCCTTGCAGATTTCACAATCCTAGGTTGAGCAGTCTTAGGAAATACAGGGTATTTAGCATCTAGCCAAAGCAGAATGCTTAGTAAAATAACAACGATGgcaacaacaagaacaaaaaactAAAAAGACATCTAGATATACATGGTTAAGCTGTTTTATGTAAGAAAATTTAAGATTCAAAGTTAcccaaaataatttgaaatgacAGAAGTGAGTGACAGTCACATTAAAAATTCAAAATCCTGTAACTAAGCTCTAGGTATATTACTTACAGCAGTAATATATATGCACATGCCTGCCAAACAGTGGTAAAGAATAGTTTCAAGACtaaaacagcagcacaaaaacaACCATGCTGCAACAAACAATGACTAGAAGAAACTGCTTTGAATCTCCACTTGATTCTGTTCCAAAATACATGCAGTCATCTAATGAACTACACTGGGGCTCCAGGTAGGAGTCCCAACTCTGTTTTCTCAAATGTCTCCTATGGGGCCTACCCTGTCTGCTAGACACTTACTTGGAGAAGAGCCGAGAAACACCTTCCGAGTGGCAATAAACTGTGTGGAAGAGCCATGAGAAGGAGAGGCAAAGTATGGCTCCCAGAAAGAACAATCCAACAACCACTTTCTCCTGCACAGGTGCTACAAAGGACATGTTTGGCCGGAACATGTAGAAGATTCCCAGACACAGGAAGAACACACATCCTGAAAAACAATAAGGCAAAAAGGTGTCAAGTTCATGcaaactgaaagctttttttttttttttttttttttttaaagtatgggaGTACTAAACACAGGAATTGCATGACAACTAATGGCACTCATACTGAATAAAGCACTGCCCTACTTCATTCAGGCAACCACATTTCTGTCTCAGACTGAAGCAATACAGACCCGCATGGACTCTATATTTTTACTTGTTTTGCAAGACGCCTGACAATTGGCTGGACATTCCCAaattatgaaaaaacaaaaacaaaacaaactgttgCAAAATGTGAATGGAGAAGGACATAGGTCTTTTCTGAAGCTCAGAAAACCCCCTTCCCTTCAAAGTTCCTTGCAAGTTGAATAACGTTCAAACAAGTTGCAACATAGGCGTGTACCTGTGGCCAGACACGTGAATTCAGTTAACACTTACAGGACTTCAGAATAGAGAATATCTATTGGTATTTTATTAACCATCAGGAAGTTGAATGTCACAATTAAAGTCCCATCCAGCCTTGATGGGAGAAAATTGAGAGGAACAGCAAGTCAATCTAACAGGTTACTAATGGAAGGATAATGCTTACTACCCCCTACTCCTTCCTATCTTGCTCTCAAAGAGAGTCATGAGACTAATAACCATTAAAGCAAATTGAAAATACCTAGAAGATGCGTCCAGATGTTACCCGTCTCTGTGTGTATTCTGAAGATACTCTTGAAACAAGCCCGGAACGAAGGCATGGGTGGTCTGTGCCCGTGCAACAAGTAGTCATTGTCCTTTAGCCAGTCAGGCAGAACATCATGGGGAATGACTCTCCATCGGCCCTCCCACACCTGGAGGTTAGAAGAGTTTGGTTAAACACAGGCAACTGAGTTCCATTAATGTATGGCAAAAGTCAGAAAATTCAAATTAGTAAAACTGCTAAGTTAACATGTgagtgcagtgaacagagaaATGGGTCGATGAGACATCTCTGGGAAAAAGGCTTTACACTTGAAATATAATGCTTAAGTCACTCTTCCCTATTCAACTCAGCGTATCATTATGAACTTGAGCTGCACCAGAAAGAAATACTTCAACATCTCATTTAAATGGGAAAGCTATCAGGCTTTTCACTGCTTAATGAAGGGAAAGCATCTAATCTTGTTGCACATTCTGTTATACAGATTTTCACAGATCATCCCTTCCATTTATTTGAAGAAAGTAGCCTATAGCTAGTCTACCCATCAGCACTAATTTACGCTATAAAGCATGAAGGGGCAAGAGAGTTCAGTGAGAAGTGTCCAATCCCTTATCCTAGGGGTGGGGGGCGGAATTCTCCCACATGCCCAGAACAAGAAATGACAGATTAGTTAAGGCAACAGATCCACAACTCTCCAATTCTGCCAGATTTTTTCTTAAGGGAAAGAGAGCACGCATGAGAGCACGGGCGAGAGAAAACATGTGCACACATCTATTCTTGCAGCTGATTCCAAATGAAAAAGTGTGCACAGCTGTTCTTAGCACTGCTTCAGTGACATAAGATACATGTCATCTTCAGTTTGGCTTCAGAAGCAGCATTGCCAAGTAGAGGGGCATCAGAGAAGTGCTTTATGTACCGGTGTCGTTTCTGCAATGTTCCTTGGATTTGCCATCTGGCTAGTAATACAGGA from Apteryx mantelli isolate bAptMan1 chromosome 1, bAptMan1.hap1, whole genome shotgun sequence includes:
- the ADIPOR2 gene encoding adiponectin receptor protein 2 isoform X1 is translated as MNELTELDNAGSPEPGLRLRKGHMPSTATQSDIEEDSSEQRFLLVEPPLSSDQENSSEDNNHNNELPQEDEGFMGMSPLLQAHHAMERMEEFVCKVWEGRWRVIPHDVLPDWLKDNDYLLHGHRPPMPSFRACFKSIFRIHTETGNIWTHLLGCVFFLCLGIFYMFRPNMSFVAPVQEKVVVGLFFLGAILCLSFSWLFHTVYCHSEGVSRLFSKLDYSGIALLIMGSFVPWLYYSFYCNPQPCFIYLIVICVLGIAAIIVSQWDMFATPQYRGVRAGVFLGLGLSGVIPTLHFVISEGLLKAATMGQIGWLALMACLYITGAALYAARIPERFFPGKCDIWFHSHQLFHVFVVAGAFVHFHGVSNLQEFRFTVGGGCTEEEGMQ
- the ADIPOR2 gene encoding adiponectin receptor protein 2 isoform X2; its protein translation is MNELTELDNAGSPEPGLRLRKGHMPSTATQSDIEEDSSEQRFLLVEPPLSSDQENSSEDNNHNNELPQEDEGFMGMSPLLQAHHAMERMEEFVCKVWEGRWRVIPHDVLPDWLKDNDYLLHGHRPPMPSFRACFKSIFRIHTETGNIWTHLLGCVFFLCLGIFYMFRPNMSFVAPVQEKVVVGLFFLGAILCLSFSWLFHTVYCHSEGVSRLFSKLDYSGIALLIMGSFVPWLYYSFYCNPQPCFIYLIVICVLGIAAIIVSQWDMFATPQYRGVRAGVFLGLGLSGVIPTLHFVISEGLLKAATMGQIGWLALMACLYITGAALYAARIPERFFPGKCDIWKNRKEEKYKRKRKDESNAKRRIF